One Cellulomonas soli DNA window includes the following coding sequences:
- a CDS encoding YegP family protein, with product MKFEIYKDKADEFRFRIKATNGNVLASSEGYSAKASAQGAIDRIKADAADAEVDDQS from the coding sequence GTGAAGTTCGAGATCTACAAGGACAAGGCCGACGAGTTCCGGTTCCGTATCAAGGCGACGAACGGCAACGTCCTGGCGAGCAGCGAGGGGTACTCCGCGAAGGCCTCGGCACAGGGTGCGATCGACCGCATCAAGGCCGACGCCGCGGATGCCGAGGTCGACGACCAGAGCTGA
- a CDS encoding low molecular weight protein-tyrosine-phosphatase has translation MPYRVMTVCTGNICRSPMAEVVLRDRFEAAGLGELVVVDSTGISDEEHGHPIDRRARTVLVAHGYSAGEGHRARQVRATELPARDLVLAMTATHARSLRRLAADPVIAGRVVMFRSFDPAAPVVAPGEPEHVLDVDDPWYGGPEDFEDCLAQVEAAADGIVAHVRAAL, from the coding sequence GTGCCGTACCGGGTGATGACGGTGTGCACGGGCAACATCTGCCGGTCCCCGATGGCCGAGGTGGTGCTGCGCGACCGGTTCGAGGCGGCGGGCCTCGGCGAGCTGGTGGTGGTCGACTCCACGGGCATCAGCGACGAGGAGCACGGGCACCCGATCGACCGGCGGGCCCGGACGGTGCTGGTCGCGCACGGGTACTCGGCGGGGGAGGGCCACCGCGCGCGGCAGGTCCGCGCCACCGAGCTGCCCGCCCGGGACCTCGTGCTGGCGATGACGGCGACGCACGCCCGCTCGTTGCGCCGTCTGGCGGCGGACCCGGTGATCGCGGGTCGGGTCGTGATGTTCCGCTCGTTCGACCCGGCTGCGCCCGTGGTCGCACCGGGGGAGCCGGAGCACGTGCTCGACGTCGACGACCCCTGGTACGGCGGACCGGAGGACTTCGAGGACTGCCTGGCGCAGGTCGAGGCGGCCGCGGACGGCATCGTCGCGCACGTGCGCGCGGCGCTCTGA
- a CDS encoding GNAT family N-acetyltransferase — protein MFARYAPQVHGSPDPRAHVRAARPEDVDAIVQVVASRGPVPDGFARRLAAAVGDPGRCVLVGHVGPTVVGWASVSWWSGHADVPDGYAVSGLTVAPDWRRRYIGDRLLGALLDWSWQRTAVVRSVVNARNTPSIALHERHGFTQVARAARLAGISFEGGTGILMQVDRGRVRA, from the coding sequence ATGTTCGCGCGCTACGCCCCGCAGGTGCACGGATCGCCCGATCCCCGTGCCCACGTGCGCGCGGCGCGACCGGAGGACGTCGACGCGATCGTGCAGGTCGTCGCCTCGCGAGGCCCGGTGCCCGACGGGTTCGCGCGCAGGCTCGCGGCGGCGGTCGGCGACCCGGGTCGGTGCGTGCTCGTCGGCCACGTCGGGCCCACCGTGGTGGGATGGGCGTCGGTGTCGTGGTGGTCGGGTCACGCCGACGTGCCGGACGGGTACGCGGTCTCCGGGCTGACGGTGGCGCCGGACTGGCGTCGTCGGTACATCGGCGACCGGCTGCTCGGGGCACTGCTCGACTGGTCGTGGCAGCGGACGGCGGTGGTGCGCAGCGTGGTCAACGCCCGCAACACCCCGTCGATCGCCCTGCACGAGCGGCACGGCTTCACGCAGGTCGCGCGGGCGGCACGGCTCGCGGGCATCAGCTTCGAGGGAGGGACGGGGATCCTCATGCAGGTCGACCGTGGGCGGGTGCGCGCGTGA
- a CDS encoding type II toxin-antitoxin system Phd/YefM family antitoxin codes for MKTVALSEAKDKLSALIDEADSTHEIIQITKHGHAAAVLMSADDLDSLHETLFWLSQPNVRQDIVDAREASTSGETTSGEDLRARYGLPPL; via the coding sequence ATGAAGACGGTTGCGCTGAGCGAGGCGAAGGACAAGCTGTCGGCTCTGATCGACGAGGCCGACAGCACCCACGAGATCATCCAGATCACCAAGCACGGGCATGCCGCCGCGGTCCTGATGAGCGCCGACGACCTGGACTCCCTGCACGAGACGCTCTTCTGGCTGTCCCAGCCGAACGTGCGCCAGGACATCGTCGATGCCCGCGAGGCGAGCACGTCCGGCGAGACGACCTCCGGTGAGGACCTGCGCGCCCGGTACGGGCTGCCTCCGCTGTGA
- a CDS encoding type II toxin-antitoxin system RelE family toxin — MSPEQDPWNVQVAPSAIRSLDRLPPRVAGAVVEFVTRTLPENPERMSKPLRYELEGLRSARRGDYRVLFTLDETTRTLLVVRIAHRADAYR; from the coding sequence GTGAGCCCCGAGCAGGACCCCTGGAACGTCCAGGTCGCACCGAGCGCGATCCGCTCGCTCGACCGGCTCCCGCCGCGCGTGGCCGGCGCCGTCGTCGAGTTCGTCACCCGCACCCTGCCGGAGAATCCCGAACGCATGTCCAAGCCTCTGCGGTACGAGCTCGAAGGCTTGCGCTCTGCGCGTCGCGGCGACTACCGCGTCCTGTTCACCCTGGACGAGACAACGCGCACGCTCCTGGTGGTCCGGATCGCCCACCGGGCCGACGCCTACCGCTGA
- a CDS encoding lactate/malate family dehydrogenase produces MDVAVLGATGDVGRQVVTRLVDSRVLPTSSRLQLVGRPDGSSGRAVHGLRADLMDAYDEHAPLLDVALRPQDVVADIVVMAAGRTNPARPGATHDRSALAEANLPVFRAYAEALAEHGSGHEVVVVVTNPVELAVAVLAETLGRHRVIGMGAWLDTLRFRREVAVQLGVRRHRVGGFVAGQHGEDVVPLWSSVRISGLDVDERRRAVARLRGGRTLATFPDEIAEAKARLAALAEHDIGAAFALLDTWPADLQTVARPWMTHQSGAKTPAGTAAATADLVATILDGRDIVVAGQVALAGEVAVGGHPVHGVLGVPVVLGSEGWTRVLLDELAPDEDVRLTGVVERIAAGVDPYLRASEVRPTTAPPVAAQGATESEAAPDAEPAPAAEVVEPDPDAARWVARIDTDHRTGAIAALAAVFATRGVNVDSLRTDDTDDGAEAGTVVVAFRADERRCRVLVRSLGRLAVVRAVEVRAAAV; encoded by the coding sequence GTGGACGTGGCGGTGCTGGGTGCGACAGGGGACGTCGGCCGACAGGTGGTGACGCGGCTCGTCGACTCCCGGGTGCTGCCGACGAGCTCACGGCTGCAGCTGGTCGGACGGCCTGACGGATCCTCGGGCCGTGCCGTGCACGGGCTGCGGGCCGACCTCATGGACGCCTACGACGAGCACGCGCCGCTGCTCGACGTCGCGCTGCGGCCGCAGGACGTCGTCGCCGACATCGTCGTGATGGCCGCCGGTCGCACCAACCCGGCACGACCCGGCGCGACGCACGACCGCTCCGCGCTCGCCGAGGCCAACCTGCCCGTCTTCCGCGCGTACGCCGAGGCGCTCGCCGAGCACGGGTCCGGGCACGAGGTCGTCGTCGTGGTGACCAACCCCGTCGAGCTGGCCGTCGCCGTGCTCGCCGAGACGCTCGGCCGGCACCGCGTCATCGGCATGGGCGCCTGGCTCGACACGCTGCGGTTCCGCCGCGAGGTCGCCGTGCAGCTCGGCGTGCGCCGACACCGGGTCGGCGGGTTCGTCGCCGGGCAGCACGGCGAGGACGTCGTGCCGCTGTGGTCGAGCGTGCGGATCAGCGGGCTCGACGTCGACGAGCGTCGACGGGCGGTCGCCCGGCTGCGCGGCGGACGCACGCTCGCCACGTTCCCCGACGAGATCGCCGAGGCGAAGGCCCGGCTCGCCGCGCTCGCCGAGCACGACATCGGCGCCGCCTTCGCGCTGCTCGACACCTGGCCCGCCGACCTGCAGACCGTCGCCCGACCCTGGATGACCCACCAGTCCGGCGCGAAGACGCCCGCCGGCACCGCCGCCGCGACCGCCGACCTGGTGGCCACGATCCTCGACGGCCGCGACATCGTCGTCGCCGGTCAGGTCGCCCTCGCCGGTGAGGTCGCCGTCGGTGGGCATCCCGTGCACGGCGTCCTCGGGGTGCCCGTCGTGCTCGGATCGGAGGGGTGGACGCGTGTGCTGCTCGACGAGCTCGCGCCCGACGAGGACGTGCGGCTGACCGGCGTGGTCGAACGGATCGCCGCCGGGGTCGACCCCTACCTGCGTGCGTCCGAGGTCCGGCCCACGACCGCTCCGCCGGTCGCCGCCCAGGGAGCGACGGAGAGCGAGGCAGCACCGGATGCCGAGCCGGCGCCGGCAGCGGAGGTCGTCGAACCCGACCCCGACGCTGCTCGCTGGGTCGCGCGCATCGACACCGACCACCGCACCGGGGCGATCGCCGCGCTCGCGGCCGTGTTCGCCACCCGCGGGGTCAACGTCGACTCCCTGCGCACGGACGACACCGACGACGGCGCCGAGGCAGGGACGGTCGTCGTCGCGTTCCGGGCCGACGAGCGTCGCTGCCGGGTGCTCGTCCGTTCGCTCGGCCGCCTCGCCGTGGTCCGGGCCGTCGAGGTACGGGCTGCCGCGGTCTGA
- the map gene encoding type I methionyl aminopeptidase: MSLKTPAEIDAMRPAGKFVAGVLTSLREIARPGMTLKDLDAHAHQLIRDAGAHSVYLGYHPSFGAIPYPGVLCTSVNDAALHGLPSDHVLADGDVLSIDFAAQVQGWVADSALTFQIGTQSADARRLIETTEKALAAGIAAARPGNKMGDISAAIGAVGRAAGYGINADFGGHGVGRTMHEDPHVPNLGRPGSGLKLKPGLVIAIEPWFMAGGDGYVIDPDGWTIRTADGSLAAHAEHTIAITKDGPVVLTAR, translated from the coding sequence GTGAGCCTCAAGACCCCTGCCGAGATCGACGCCATGCGCCCCGCCGGGAAGTTCGTCGCCGGCGTCCTGACGTCCCTGCGCGAGATCGCCCGACCCGGCATGACCCTCAAGGACCTGGACGCGCACGCGCACCAGCTGATCCGCGACGCGGGCGCGCACTCCGTGTACCTCGGCTACCACCCGTCGTTCGGCGCGATCCCGTACCCGGGCGTGCTGTGCACCTCCGTCAACGACGCCGCGCTGCACGGCCTGCCCTCGGATCACGTGCTGGCGGACGGCGACGTGCTGAGCATCGACTTCGCCGCGCAGGTGCAGGGCTGGGTCGCCGACTCCGCGCTCACGTTCCAGATCGGCACGCAGAGCGCCGACGCCCGCCGGCTCATCGAGACCACCGAGAAGGCCCTCGCCGCCGGCATCGCCGCCGCCCGCCCGGGCAACAAGATGGGCGACATCTCCGCCGCGATCGGCGCCGTGGGCCGCGCCGCCGGGTACGGCATCAACGCCGACTTCGGCGGGCACGGCGTGGGCCGCACCATGCACGAGGACCCGCACGTGCCCAACCTGGGTCGCCCCGGCTCGGGCCTGAAGCTCAAGCCCGGCCTCGTCATCGCGATCGAGCCGTGGTTCATGGCCGGCGGCGACGGCTACGTCATCGACCCCGACGGCTGGACCATCCGCACCGCCGACGGCTCCCTCGCCGCGCACGCCGAGCACACCATCGCCATCACCAAGGACGGCCCGGTCGTCCTGACCGCCCGCTGA
- a CDS encoding endo alpha-1,4 polygalactosaminidase, with amino-acid sequence MVTTRILRPTRGSVTGAIVGLALALAVTACGPSPVGASPSDTPSAAASPVDSTPAVPSAADPSVDASPVGAAPSGLPSTGTADYQLGGAYPPPAGVTVVARDSTEPPAEGTYGLCYVNGFQSQPGEADRWAARGLLLLDDAGDPVADEGWPDEVLLDTSTAQSRAAVADELTTELTRCADAGFDAVELDNLDSWTRSDGRLTQDDAVALAGLLVGAAHDLGLAAVQKNTPQLGTVGRDDIGFDLAVAEECVHYDECAAYTDVYGDDVIDIEYVEPGQQADELAAEVCGTPGRPARLVVRDHDLAPAEADGYAYAACPFTPGR; translated from the coding sequence ATGGTGACCACGCGCATTCTTCGCCCGACCCGCGGATCGGTCACCGGCGCGATCGTCGGGCTCGCCCTGGCGCTCGCCGTCACCGCATGCGGACCCTCACCCGTCGGCGCCTCGCCGTCCGACACGCCGTCCGCCGCCGCCTCGCCGGTCGACTCGACGCCTGCCGTCCCCTCCGCTGCCGATCCCTCCGTTGACGCCTCGCCCGTCGGCGCGGCCCCGAGCGGGTTGCCGTCCACCGGGACCGCCGACTACCAGCTCGGCGGCGCCTACCCGCCGCCCGCGGGCGTCACGGTCGTCGCGCGCGACTCCACCGAGCCCCCGGCCGAGGGCACATACGGCCTCTGCTACGTCAACGGCTTCCAGTCGCAGCCCGGCGAGGCCGACCGGTGGGCCGCACGCGGTCTCCTGCTGCTCGACGACGCCGGCGACCCGGTCGCCGACGAGGGATGGCCCGACGAGGTCCTGCTCGACACGTCGACCGCGCAGAGCCGCGCGGCCGTCGCCGACGAGCTGACCACCGAGCTGACCCGCTGCGCCGACGCGGGGTTCGACGCCGTCGAGCTCGACAACCTCGACTCGTGGACCCGGTCCGACGGCCGTCTGACGCAGGACGACGCGGTGGCCCTGGCCGGCCTGCTCGTCGGGGCCGCGCACGACCTCGGGCTGGCGGCCGTGCAGAAGAACACCCCGCAGCTCGGCACCGTCGGGCGCGACGACATCGGCTTCGACCTGGCCGTCGCCGAGGAGTGCGTGCACTACGACGAGTGCGCCGCCTACACGGACGTCTACGGCGACGACGTCATCGACATCGAGTACGTCGAACCCGGTCAGCAGGCCGACGAGCTGGCGGCCGAGGTGTGCGGCACCCCGGGGCGACCGGCCCGGCTCGTCGTGCGCGACCACGACCTCGCACCCGCCGAGGCCGACGGCTACGCGTACGCGGCCTGCCCGTTCACGCCGGGAAGATGA
- a CDS encoding proline-rich domain-containing protein, whose amino-acid sequence MTMPEPDATPPDQAAVTTPARGVPLAAPETTAPDDAATPAAPSLDATTPAAPLAPEPTPAAPPVPAAPGYGPVPPAPQYGPVPPAQQYGPVPPGQQYGPVPPGQQYGPVPPGQQYGPVPPGQQYGPVPPGQQYGPVHPGQQYGPVPGQPGAALVPAGPSGPGLGVLALPAAAAGIAYAATLLVALVASIALLAAVPSDTALPGGALVSLPFVLAGTALLGPLHSSGSAYGYDAISLQLTIVPLTLSLVALAAVALWTRLRGRADRTAKERWRDALITGGVLGFGGALLAAIVRLTWSVDVLFVSADLKIGAAPFGTLLGGFVIGTLGSALGSATTRRGPDTRRLGFGLPRAVSTTLGNLLTAGAVSTALVAVVGLVVGIIKLGVTTTITLLLTLLPNATAYALALGGFGGITSSGSLTDGSDQTASLLSGDTPGGMWACVALVLVAVLIAAVRGFLASGPRSWGEAWVTPAVLLVVTGLGAIITSVRFSTSGDLADSDAGALHLSFLTILLAAVWGLVIEVVERVVAPLVVSLVPALPGLYARVSGRDLAEVQEARTEVPAGDQRTARIIAFSVLGAVVLIGAALGARAVASNVLFSPKAPVEAYVSAIEGGHAADALALADPDLPTAQRTLLTDDVYGAVENRPTGGHITDVETSGDDAWVTVESKQDGATVTQELHLTKQGHAFLLFDRWVLDSPEVPSVDLYAALPTDATSVLVNGVEVDVSETSTFSALPGTYTVSLPVPEGSDELLTSTEADVAVEWSDEYGSAYLDYDDALTYALTDDAASQVEELATGYLTKDCIGVGTLTVETCGLDIWEYREDEATDVAWTLDGDPTLETTLESPEEILVHVSGSATVSYNLPAADYWPAESPVEADDYEFWITYSMSSGTFVQTDVSEWGW is encoded by the coding sequence ATGACCATGCCCGAACCGGACGCGACACCGCCCGACCAGGCCGCGGTGACCACACCCGCCCGGGGCGTGCCACTGGCCGCACCGGAGACGACCGCCCCGGACGACGCCGCGACTCCGGCTGCACCCTCCCTCGACGCGACGACTCCCGCGGCACCCCTGGCACCCGAGCCGACCCCCGCGGCCCCGCCGGTCCCGGCGGCACCCGGCTACGGTCCCGTGCCCCCCGCGCCCCAGTACGGACCGGTCCCGCCGGCCCAGCAGTACGGACCTGTCCCCCCGGGCCAGCAGTACGGACCTGTCCCCCCGGGCCAGCAGTACGGACCCGTTCCCCCCGGCCAGCAGTACGGACCCGTCCCCCCGGGCCAGCAGTACGGGCCGGTTCCTCCCGGTCAGCAGTACGGGCCGGTCCACCCCGGCCAGCAGTACGGGCCCGTCCCGGGGCAGCCCGGTGCCGCGCTCGTCCCGGCCGGTCCGAGCGGTCCGGGGCTCGGCGTGCTCGCCCTGCCTGCCGCCGCGGCCGGCATCGCGTACGCCGCGACGCTGCTCGTCGCCCTCGTCGCCTCGATCGCGCTCCTCGCGGCCGTCCCCAGCGACACGGCTCTGCCGGGCGGCGCGCTCGTGAGCCTGCCGTTCGTGCTGGCAGGCACCGCGCTGCTCGGGCCCCTGCACTCCAGCGGTTCGGCCTACGGCTACGACGCGATCTCCCTGCAGCTGACGATCGTCCCCCTCACGCTCAGCCTCGTGGCCCTCGCCGCCGTCGCCCTGTGGACCCGTCTGCGCGGGCGCGCGGACCGGACGGCCAAGGAGCGGTGGCGCGACGCGCTCATCACCGGAGGAGTCCTGGGCTTCGGCGGGGCGCTCCTCGCCGCGATCGTCCGACTCACCTGGTCCGTGGACGTGCTGTTCGTCAGCGCCGACCTCAAGATCGGCGCCGCACCCTTCGGCACCCTGCTCGGCGGGTTCGTGATCGGGACCCTGGGCTCCGCGCTCGGCTCGGCGACGACGCGCCGCGGGCCGGACACGCGCCGCCTCGGGTTCGGCCTCCCCCGTGCCGTGAGCACCACGCTCGGCAACCTGCTCACCGCGGGTGCGGTCAGCACGGCACTGGTGGCCGTCGTCGGCCTCGTCGTCGGCATCATCAAGCTCGGTGTCACCACCACGATCACCCTGCTGCTCACGCTGCTGCCCAACGCCACGGCCTATGCGCTCGCGCTCGGCGGGTTCGGCGGGATCACGTCCAGCGGGAGCCTGACCGACGGCAGCGACCAGACCGCGTCCCTGCTCTCGGGCGACACCCCGGGCGGCATGTGGGCATGCGTCGCGCTCGTCCTGGTCGCCGTGCTGATCGCCGCCGTGCGCGGGTTCCTCGCCTCCGGTCCGCGCAGCTGGGGCGAGGCCTGGGTCACCCCGGCGGTCCTGCTGGTGGTCACCGGTCTCGGCGCGATCATCACCTCCGTGCGGTTCTCCACCTCGGGCGACCTGGCCGACTCCGACGCCGGAGCCCTGCACCTCAGCTTCCTGACGATCCTGCTCGCCGCCGTCTGGGGTCTGGTGATCGAGGTCGTCGAGCGCGTCGTCGCCCCGCTCGTCGTGAGCCTGGTCCCGGCACTGCCGGGCCTGTACGCGCGGGTCAGCGGGCGCGACCTCGCCGAGGTCCAGGAGGCACGCACCGAGGTCCCTGCCGGTGACCAGCGCACGGCGCGCATCATCGCCTTCAGCGTCCTCGGAGCGGTCGTCCTGATCGGCGCCGCACTGGGAGCCCGCGCGGTCGCGTCGAACGTCCTCTTCAGCCCGAAGGCACCCGTCGAGGCGTACGTCTCGGCGATCGAGGGCGGGCACGCCGCCGACGCCCTCGCCCTCGCCGACCCCGACCTGCCGACGGCTCAGCGCACCCTGCTGACGGACGACGTGTACGGCGCGGTGGAGAACCGGCCGACCGGCGGTCACATCACGGACGTCGAGACGAGCGGCGACGACGCATGGGTCACCGTGGAGTCCAAGCAGGACGGCGCGACCGTGACGCAGGAGCTGCACCTGACCAAGCAGGGTCACGCGTTCCTGCTCTTCGACCGGTGGGTGCTCGACTCGCCCGAGGTCCCGTCGGTCGACCTGTACGCGGCGCTCCCGACCGACGCCACCTCGGTGCTCGTCAACGGCGTCGAGGTCGACGTGTCGGAGACCTCGACGTTCTCGGCACTGCCCGGTACCTACACGGTGTCGCTGCCGGTCCCCGAGGGCTCCGACGAGCTGCTCACCAGCACCGAGGCCGACGTGGCCGTCGAGTGGTCGGACGAGTACGGGTCGGCGTACCTCGACTACGACGACGCGCTCACGTACGCCCTCACGGACGACGCCGCCTCGCAGGTCGAGGAGCTCGCCACGGGGTACCTGACGAAGGACTGCATCGGGGTCGGGACGCTCACCGTCGAGACCTGCGGGCTCGACATCTGGGAGTACCGCGAGGACGAGGCGACCGACGTCGCCTGGACGCTCGACGGGGACCCGACCCTCGAGACCACGCTCGAGTCGCCCGAGGAGATCCTCGTGCACGTCTCGGGCAGCGCGACCGTGTCGTACAACCTGCCGGCCGCCGACTACTGGCCGGCCGAGTCGCCGGTCGAGGCCGACGACTACGAGTTCTGGATCACGTACTCGATGAGCAGCGGCACGTTCGTGCAGACCGACGTCAGCGAGTGGGGCTGGTGA
- a CDS encoding SDR family oxidoreductase translates to MVAPTAPDVPTTGPAPVLVTGGTGTLGRAVVHTLLDLGRPVRVLSRRPRSPLVPGGVEWVQGDLITGDGLDPAVSGVSAVVHAATDPSHPLDDVEAIARLLLAARSAHVPHLLYPSIVGVDVIPFRYYEAKLEAEHLVEHGGVPWTILRATQFHELVVSMLGALCAGPVAVVPAGTSVQPVDVREVAARIVGLVEAGPAGRVDDLGGPEVIDSTELAAMYLDARGRRRSVQAVPFPGEVAAAYRAGAHLTPEHADGIGTFAEHLAHRRW, encoded by the coding sequence ATGGTCGCGCCCACCGCACCCGACGTCCCGACGACCGGTCCGGCCCCCGTGCTCGTCACCGGCGGCACGGGCACCCTCGGGCGTGCGGTCGTGCACACGCTGCTCGACCTCGGCCGACCGGTGCGGGTGCTCAGCCGGCGTCCGCGGTCGCCGCTCGTGCCGGGCGGTGTCGAGTGGGTGCAGGGCGACCTGATCACGGGCGACGGCCTCGACCCGGCGGTGTCCGGCGTGTCGGCGGTCGTGCACGCCGCGACCGACCCGTCGCACCCGCTGGACGACGTCGAGGCGATCGCACGGCTCCTGCTCGCGGCCCGCTCCGCGCACGTGCCGCACCTGCTCTACCCGTCGATCGTCGGGGTCGACGTCATCCCGTTCCGCTACTACGAGGCGAAGCTCGAGGCCGAGCACCTGGTGGAGCACGGCGGTGTGCCATGGACGATCCTGCGGGCCACGCAGTTCCACGAGCTCGTCGTCTCGATGCTCGGCGCGCTGTGCGCCGGGCCGGTGGCCGTGGTCCCTGCCGGGACGTCGGTCCAGCCGGTCGACGTGCGTGAGGTGGCCGCCCGGATCGTCGGCCTGGTCGAGGCCGGTCCCGCGGGTCGGGTCGATGACCTCGGCGGACCCGAGGTGATCGACTCGACCGAGCTGGCGGCCATGTACCTGGACGCGCGCGGCCGCCGGCGCAGCGTGCAGGCGGTGCCGTTCCCGGGCGAGGTCGCCGCGGCGTACCGCGCGGGCGCGCACCTGACCCCCGAGCACGCCGACGGCATCGGCACGTTCGCCGAGCACCTGGCGCATCGTCGCTGGTGA
- the hutI gene encoding imidazolonepropionase, with product MTAHLVTGIGELVTFDPQHPGPLGVAEDAALVVVDGHVAWTGPRAAAPAADTHQDLDGAAVLPGFVDSHTHLVFAGDRSAEFEARSAGLRYTGGGIATTVAATRAASTDRLTARARALAAEARRQGTTTIEVKSGYGLDVPTEERLLRVARTITPETTFLGAHVVPDGVDRSDYLALVTGPMLAACAPLARWADVFCEPGSPVAFDEDESRTVLAAAAAAGLGLRVHGNQLGPGPGARLAVELGAASVDHATHLSDGDVAGLADAAAHGGPVVTLLPGVELSTRSPFPDARRLLDAGIEVALATDCNPGTCYSTSMPLMVALAVSLMGMTTGEAVRAATLAGARALRRDDVGHLRVGARADLCVLDAPSHRHLAYRPGVPLARTLELPGRGHVEHPSPAPSPPR from the coding sequence ATGACGGCGCACCTCGTCACCGGCATCGGCGAGCTCGTCACGTTCGACCCGCAGCACCCGGGCCCGCTGGGTGTCGCTGAGGACGCCGCTCTCGTCGTGGTCGACGGGCACGTCGCCTGGACCGGCCCGCGCGCGGCCGCCCCCGCCGCCGACACCCACCAGGACCTCGACGGTGCCGCGGTCCTGCCCGGGTTCGTCGACTCGCACACCCACCTCGTCTTCGCGGGCGACCGCTCCGCCGAGTTCGAGGCCCGCTCCGCCGGCCTGCGCTACACCGGCGGGGGGATCGCGACCACCGTCGCCGCGACCCGCGCCGCGAGCACCGACCGGCTCACCGCCCGCGCCCGCGCGCTCGCCGCCGAGGCCCGCCGCCAGGGCACCACCACGATCGAGGTCAAGAGCGGCTACGGCCTCGATGTCCCCACCGAAGAACGCCTGCTCCGCGTGGCCCGCACCATCACGCCCGAGACGACGTTCCTCGGCGCGCACGTCGTCCCGGACGGCGTCGACCGCTCCGACTACCTCGCCCTGGTCACCGGCCCCATGCTCGCCGCCTGCGCACCCCTGGCCCGCTGGGCCGACGTGTTCTGCGAGCCCGGATCGCCCGTCGCCTTCGACGAGGACGAGTCGCGCACGGTCCTGGCCGCCGCGGCCGCGGCCGGTCTCGGGCTGCGCGTGCACGGCAACCAGCTCGGCCCCGGGCCGGGGGCGCGGCTCGCCGTCGAGCTCGGCGCCGCGAGCGTCGACCACGCGACCCACCTCAGCGACGGCGACGTGGCCGGGCTCGCGGACGCCGCCGCGCACGGCGGACCGGTCGTCACGCTGCTGCCGGGCGTCGAGCTGAGCACCCGGTCCCCGTTCCCGGACGCCCGCCGCCTGCTCGACGCGGGCATCGAGGTGGCCCTCGCCACCGACTGCAACCCCGGCACGTGCTACTCGACGTCGATGCCGCTCATGGTCGCGCTCGCCGTCTCGCTCATGGGCATGACGACCGGCGAGGCGGTGCGCGCGGCGACCCTCGCGGGTGCCCGTGCGCTGCGCCGCGACGACGTCGGGCACCTGCGCGTGGGTGCCCGCGCCGACCTGTGCGTGCTCGACGCGCCGAGCCACCGTCACCTCGCGTACCGGCCGGGGGTCCCGCTCGCCCGGACCCTGGAGCTGCCCGGGCGTGGGCACGTCGAGCACCCGTCTCCCGCGCCCTCGCCGCCGAGGTGA